In one window of Mytilus trossulus isolate FHL-02 chromosome 7, PNRI_Mtr1.1.1.hap1, whole genome shotgun sequence DNA:
- the LOC134725546 gene encoding transmembrane channel-like protein 7 isoform X2 has protein sequence MSRDPRGDPSWRRRDEAVEMSQINPGYLDDSIGRDPNHQVINMDGRIPLDRRHSDEGAGSGHSWARYGSARDAAELISELPSRQLDRLVSDTGKSIRARRKSQKTPLHGSLRGFPHTHRPTNDLTNSMARNEELMDELDGDIRTNEVLRGMSSHHLTDKRQIKHDVSEKRKERTLSRKKHQEKLGTWKHMKYRVGMTWIHFKNNLKEFGYSLELWKSLMKKVEGHFGTGVTSYFLFLKWIFLLNIPVFILTFGFVVLPQILFRYNPTVTNSTNTNVTSYPVPFSGEELLTGGGWFNDTELYYGYYTNEQVAVPLSNSIKYDMKYAYLFTCGGYYILCLFILAFSISKSYKKNYVEGSSTTSFYNVTRVLCGWDYNITSKQASDLKHKSFYNEMKEYLAGKGKKTKEKELSDSCKWFFIRVLTNLIVLGMIGGAGYLIYYILDKKLAESDVHIIGELTMPLVISSIHLVFPFIFARIGSLESYEKPKHELYVGMFRTMLLKGALLGILVSYWFRVLPGSVYCWETKVGNELYRLVLVDFIFILGATFFLEFIHKIMANYCCTEKLKEPEFDIGRNTLDLIYSQALCWFGTFYSPLLSVMMIVKLFILFYVKVVSVLHNCRPSSKAWRASRTHTIFLGFLFFFFLLTTVAVAVSIITITPSRHCGPFREQDKAYDVVTNLVNSWKDDYKVLHEIVKVISSPGVIAGVLVILCVGTYYMRIVMVGHKEMVTLLRHQLTMEGKDKAYLLRKLQKVRTKKKEKLVQIGQGTGRILSGTTGLREPPEQGGKRIFTRKLAETASASMENLAANGNGTPRSRRHQKK, from the exons ATGTCACGAGACCCTCGTGGTGATCCATCCTGGAGGAGGCGGGATGAAGCCGTGGAAATGTCTCAAA TTAATCCAGGATATTTAGATGACAGCATAGGAAGAGATCCAAATCATCAAGTAATAAATATGGATGGGAGAATTCCTTTAGATAGGCGACACTCTGATGAGGGTGCTGGGAGTGGGCATAGCTGGGCAAGATATGGATCAGCAAGAGATGCTGCCGAGCTCATTAGTGAATTACCTAGCAGGCAACTTG ATCGACTGGTAAGTGACACAGGTAAATCTATCAGGGCAAGGAGGAAGAGCCAAAAGACACCATTACATGGATCTCTACGTGGATTCCCCCATACCCATAGACCAACAAATGATCTGACTAATTCTATGGCAAGGAATGAAGAACTGATGGATGAATTGGATGGAGATATCAGAACAAATGAGGTCCTCAGGGGAATGTCATCACACCATCTCACAGACAAAAGACAGATAAA ACATGATGtatcagaaaaaagaaaagaacgaACCTTAAGCAGGAAAAAACACCAAGAAAAATTAGGAACTTGGAAACATATGAAATACAGAGTTGGCATG aCATGGATACATTTCAAAAACAACCTAAAAGAATTTGGATATTCATTAGAGTTATGGAAAAGTTTAATGAAGAAGGTAGAAGGACATTTCGGCACAGGTGTGACATCTTACTTCCTGTTTCTAAAATGGATTTTTCTGCTGAATATACCTGTGTTCATATTGACGTTTGGATTTGTAGTGTTACCACAAATATTATTCCGCTACAACCCAACAGTAACTAATAGTACTAATACCAATGTCACATCATATCCTGTGCCATTCTCAGGGGAAGAACTTCTAACAGGAGGT ggtTGGTTTAATGACACAGAATTATACTATGGATACTACACCAATGAACAAGTTGCAGTGCCTTTAAGTAACAGTATCAAATATGACATGAAGTATGCTTACTTATTTACATGTGGAGGCTATTATATACTATGTCTATTTATATTAGCTTTTAG CATATCTAAATCCTACAAAAAGAATTATGTAGAAGGCAGCAGTACAACAAGCTTTTATAATGTCACTCGTGTACTCTGTGGCTGGGATTACAACATCACTTCAAAACAAGCCAGTGATCTTAAACATAAaagtttttataatgaaatgaaG GAATATTTAGCTGGTAAAGGGAAGAAGACAAAGGAAAAAGAACTATCAGACAGTTGTAAATGGTTCTTTATTCGTGTTTTGACCAATTTAATAGTGCTTGGTATGATAGGTGGTGCtggatatcttatatattatatcctGGACAAAAAGTTAGCAGAG AGTGATGTGCATATTATTGGTGAACTGACCATGCCATTGGTGATTTCCTCCATACATTTGGTCTTCCCATTTATATTTGCCAGAATTGGTTCTCTGGAGAGTTATGAAAAGCCTAAGCATGAATTATATGTAGGAATGTTCAG AACCATGTTGTTGAAAGGGGCATTACTTGGTATATTGGTTTCATACTGGTTCAGAGTGCTTCCAGGATCAGTTTAT tgcTGGGAAACTAAAGTTGGCAATGAATTGTATAGACTTGTATTGgtagattttatatttatacttgGTGCTACCTTCTTCCTGGAGTTTATCCATAA aattaTGGCAAACTATTGTTGTACAGAGAAATTAAAAGAACCTGAGTTTGATATTGGTAGGAATACACTAGATCTGATATATTCACAAGCATTATGTTG gtttgGTACATTTTATTCACCGTTGTTGTCTGTTATGAtgattgtcaaattgttcattttgttttatgtcaaAGTT GTTAGTGTCCTACATAACTGTAGACCATCTTCCAAAGCATGGAGGGCTTCCAGAACACATACTATATTTCTGGGatttctgtttttcttctttttattaacaaCTGTTGCTGTTGCAGTGAGCATAATTAC AATTACCCCAAGTCGCCATTGTGGACCATTCAGAGAGCAGGATAAAGCATATGATGTTGTAACAAACTTGGTAAATAGTTGGAAGGATGATTATAAAGTGTTACATGAGATTGTTAAAGTTATATCATCACCTGGAGTTATAGCAGGAGTTTTAGTCATACTATg TGTGGGTACATACTACATGAGAATTGTTATGGTGGGACATAAAGAAATGGTTACATTACTTAGACATCAATTAACTATG GAAGGGAAAGATAAAGCATATTTACTAAGGAAACTTCAGAAAGTaagaacaaagaaaaaagagaaattaGTCCAGATAGGACAAGGAACAGGTCGCATACTTTCTGGGACTACTGGCCTAAGAGAACCTCCAGAACAAG GAGGTAAAAGAATTTTTACAAGAAAGTTAGCTGAAACTGCATCGGCTTCTATGGAAAATTTAGCAGCAAATGGAAATGGTACACCTAGAAGTAGACGACATCAGAAAAAATAG
- the LOC134725546 gene encoding transmembrane channel-like protein 7 isoform X3, with protein MSRDPRGDPSWRRRDEAVEMSQINPGYLDDSIGRDPNHQVINMDGRIPLDRRHSDEGAGSGHSWARYGSARDAAELISELPSRQLDRLVSDTGKSIRARRKSQKTPLHGSLRGFPHTHRPTNDLTNSMARNEELMDELDGDIRTNEVLRGMSSHHLTDKRQIKHDVSEKRKERTLSRKKHQEKLGTWKHMKYRVGMTWIHFKNNLKEFGYSLELWKSLMKKVEGHFGTGVTSYFLFLKWIFLLNIPVFILTFGFVVLPQILFRYNPTVTNSTNTNVTSYPVPFSGEELLTGGGWFNDTELYYGYYTNEQVAVPLSNSIKYDMKYAYLFTCGGYYILCLFILAFSISKSYKKNYVEGSSTTSFYNVTRVLCGWDYNITSKQASDLKHKSFYNEMKEYLAGKGKKTKEKELSDSCKWFFIRVLTNLIVLGMIGGAGYLIYYILDKKLAESDVHIIGELTMPLVISSIHLVFPFIFARIGSLESYEKPKHELYVGMFRTMLLKGALLGILVSYWFRVLPGSVYCWETKVGNELYRLVLVDFIFILGATFFLEFIHKIMANYCCTEKLKEPEFDIGRNTLDLIYSQALCWFGTFYSPLLSVMMIVKLFILFYVKVVSVLHNCRPSSKAWRASRTHTIFLGFLFFFFLLTTVAVAVSIITITPSRHCGPFREQDKAYDVVTNLVNSWKDDYKVLHEIVKVISSPGVIAGVLVILCVGTYYMRIVMVGHKEMVTLLRHQLTMEGKDKAYLLRKLQKVRTKKKEKLVQIGQGTGRILSGTTGLREPPEQVLEEEEVNG; from the exons ATGTCACGAGACCCTCGTGGTGATCCATCCTGGAGGAGGCGGGATGAAGCCGTGGAAATGTCTCAAA TTAATCCAGGATATTTAGATGACAGCATAGGAAGAGATCCAAATCATCAAGTAATAAATATGGATGGGAGAATTCCTTTAGATAGGCGACACTCTGATGAGGGTGCTGGGAGTGGGCATAGCTGGGCAAGATATGGATCAGCAAGAGATGCTGCCGAGCTCATTAGTGAATTACCTAGCAGGCAACTTG ATCGACTGGTAAGTGACACAGGTAAATCTATCAGGGCAAGGAGGAAGAGCCAAAAGACACCATTACATGGATCTCTACGTGGATTCCCCCATACCCATAGACCAACAAATGATCTGACTAATTCTATGGCAAGGAATGAAGAACTGATGGATGAATTGGATGGAGATATCAGAACAAATGAGGTCCTCAGGGGAATGTCATCACACCATCTCACAGACAAAAGACAGATAAA ACATGATGtatcagaaaaaagaaaagaacgaACCTTAAGCAGGAAAAAACACCAAGAAAAATTAGGAACTTGGAAACATATGAAATACAGAGTTGGCATG aCATGGATACATTTCAAAAACAACCTAAAAGAATTTGGATATTCATTAGAGTTATGGAAAAGTTTAATGAAGAAGGTAGAAGGACATTTCGGCACAGGTGTGACATCTTACTTCCTGTTTCTAAAATGGATTTTTCTGCTGAATATACCTGTGTTCATATTGACGTTTGGATTTGTAGTGTTACCACAAATATTATTCCGCTACAACCCAACAGTAACTAATAGTACTAATACCAATGTCACATCATATCCTGTGCCATTCTCAGGGGAAGAACTTCTAACAGGAGGT ggtTGGTTTAATGACACAGAATTATACTATGGATACTACACCAATGAACAAGTTGCAGTGCCTTTAAGTAACAGTATCAAATATGACATGAAGTATGCTTACTTATTTACATGTGGAGGCTATTATATACTATGTCTATTTATATTAGCTTTTAG CATATCTAAATCCTACAAAAAGAATTATGTAGAAGGCAGCAGTACAACAAGCTTTTATAATGTCACTCGTGTACTCTGTGGCTGGGATTACAACATCACTTCAAAACAAGCCAGTGATCTTAAACATAAaagtttttataatgaaatgaaG GAATATTTAGCTGGTAAAGGGAAGAAGACAAAGGAAAAAGAACTATCAGACAGTTGTAAATGGTTCTTTATTCGTGTTTTGACCAATTTAATAGTGCTTGGTATGATAGGTGGTGCtggatatcttatatattatatcctGGACAAAAAGTTAGCAGAG AGTGATGTGCATATTATTGGTGAACTGACCATGCCATTGGTGATTTCCTCCATACATTTGGTCTTCCCATTTATATTTGCCAGAATTGGTTCTCTGGAGAGTTATGAAAAGCCTAAGCATGAATTATATGTAGGAATGTTCAG AACCATGTTGTTGAAAGGGGCATTACTTGGTATATTGGTTTCATACTGGTTCAGAGTGCTTCCAGGATCAGTTTAT tgcTGGGAAACTAAAGTTGGCAATGAATTGTATAGACTTGTATTGgtagattttatatttatacttgGTGCTACCTTCTTCCTGGAGTTTATCCATAA aattaTGGCAAACTATTGTTGTACAGAGAAATTAAAAGAACCTGAGTTTGATATTGGTAGGAATACACTAGATCTGATATATTCACAAGCATTATGTTG gtttgGTACATTTTATTCACCGTTGTTGTCTGTTATGAtgattgtcaaattgttcattttgttttatgtcaaAGTT GTTAGTGTCCTACATAACTGTAGACCATCTTCCAAAGCATGGAGGGCTTCCAGAACACATACTATATTTCTGGGatttctgtttttcttctttttattaacaaCTGTTGCTGTTGCAGTGAGCATAATTAC AATTACCCCAAGTCGCCATTGTGGACCATTCAGAGAGCAGGATAAAGCATATGATGTTGTAACAAACTTGGTAAATAGTTGGAAGGATGATTATAAAGTGTTACATGAGATTGTTAAAGTTATATCATCACCTGGAGTTATAGCAGGAGTTTTAGTCATACTATg TGTGGGTACATACTACATGAGAATTGTTATGGTGGGACATAAAGAAATGGTTACATTACTTAGACATCAATTAACTATG GAAGGGAAAGATAAAGCATATTTACTAAGGAAACTTCAGAAAGTaagaacaaagaaaaaagagaaattaGTCCAGATAGGACAAGGAACAGGTCGCATACTTTCTGGGACTACTGGCCTAAGAGAACCTCCAGAACAAG tACTGGAGGAAGAAGAAGTTAATGGTTAG
- the LOC134725546 gene encoding transmembrane channel-like protein 7 isoform X1: MSRDPRGDPSWRRRDEAVEMSQINPGYLDDSIGRDPNHQVINMDGRIPLDRRHSDEGAGSGHSWARYGSARDAAELISELPSRQLDRLVSDTGKSIRARRKSQKTPLHGSLRGFPHTHRPTNDLTNSMARNEELMDELDGDIRTNEVLRGMSSHHLTDKRQIKHDVSEKRKERTLSRKKHQEKLGTWKHMKYRVGMTWIHFKNNLKEFGYSLELWKSLMKKVEGHFGTGVTSYFLFLKWIFLLNIPVFILTFGFVVLPQILFRYNPTVTNSTNTNVTSYPVPFSGEELLTGGGWFNDTELYYGYYTNEQVAVPLSNSIKYDMKYAYLFTCGGYYILCLFILAFSISKSYKKNYVEGSSTTSFYNVTRVLCGWDYNITSKQASDLKHKSFYNEMKEYLAGKGKKTKEKELSDSCKWFFIRVLTNLIVLGMIGGAGYLIYYILDKKLAESDVHIIGELTMPLVISSIHLVFPFIFARIGSLESYEKPKHELYVGMFRTMLLKGALLGILVSYWFRVLPGSVYCWETKVGNELYRLVLVDFIFILGATFFLEFIHKIMANYCCTEKLKEPEFDIGRNTLDLIYSQALCWFGTFYSPLLSVMMIVKLFILFYVKVVSVLHNCRPSSKAWRASRTHTIFLGFLFFFFLLTTVAVAVSIITITPSRHCGPFREQDKAYDVVTNLVNSWKDDYKVLHEIVKVISSPGVIAGVLVILCVGTYYMRIVMVGHKEMVTLLRHQLTMEGKDKAYLLRKLQKVRTKKKEKLVQIGQGTGRILSGTTGLREPPEQVLEEEEVNGGKRIFTRKLAETASASMENLAANGNGTPRSRRHQKK, translated from the exons ATGTCACGAGACCCTCGTGGTGATCCATCCTGGAGGAGGCGGGATGAAGCCGTGGAAATGTCTCAAA TTAATCCAGGATATTTAGATGACAGCATAGGAAGAGATCCAAATCATCAAGTAATAAATATGGATGGGAGAATTCCTTTAGATAGGCGACACTCTGATGAGGGTGCTGGGAGTGGGCATAGCTGGGCAAGATATGGATCAGCAAGAGATGCTGCCGAGCTCATTAGTGAATTACCTAGCAGGCAACTTG ATCGACTGGTAAGTGACACAGGTAAATCTATCAGGGCAAGGAGGAAGAGCCAAAAGACACCATTACATGGATCTCTACGTGGATTCCCCCATACCCATAGACCAACAAATGATCTGACTAATTCTATGGCAAGGAATGAAGAACTGATGGATGAATTGGATGGAGATATCAGAACAAATGAGGTCCTCAGGGGAATGTCATCACACCATCTCACAGACAAAAGACAGATAAA ACATGATGtatcagaaaaaagaaaagaacgaACCTTAAGCAGGAAAAAACACCAAGAAAAATTAGGAACTTGGAAACATATGAAATACAGAGTTGGCATG aCATGGATACATTTCAAAAACAACCTAAAAGAATTTGGATATTCATTAGAGTTATGGAAAAGTTTAATGAAGAAGGTAGAAGGACATTTCGGCACAGGTGTGACATCTTACTTCCTGTTTCTAAAATGGATTTTTCTGCTGAATATACCTGTGTTCATATTGACGTTTGGATTTGTAGTGTTACCACAAATATTATTCCGCTACAACCCAACAGTAACTAATAGTACTAATACCAATGTCACATCATATCCTGTGCCATTCTCAGGGGAAGAACTTCTAACAGGAGGT ggtTGGTTTAATGACACAGAATTATACTATGGATACTACACCAATGAACAAGTTGCAGTGCCTTTAAGTAACAGTATCAAATATGACATGAAGTATGCTTACTTATTTACATGTGGAGGCTATTATATACTATGTCTATTTATATTAGCTTTTAG CATATCTAAATCCTACAAAAAGAATTATGTAGAAGGCAGCAGTACAACAAGCTTTTATAATGTCACTCGTGTACTCTGTGGCTGGGATTACAACATCACTTCAAAACAAGCCAGTGATCTTAAACATAAaagtttttataatgaaatgaaG GAATATTTAGCTGGTAAAGGGAAGAAGACAAAGGAAAAAGAACTATCAGACAGTTGTAAATGGTTCTTTATTCGTGTTTTGACCAATTTAATAGTGCTTGGTATGATAGGTGGTGCtggatatcttatatattatatcctGGACAAAAAGTTAGCAGAG AGTGATGTGCATATTATTGGTGAACTGACCATGCCATTGGTGATTTCCTCCATACATTTGGTCTTCCCATTTATATTTGCCAGAATTGGTTCTCTGGAGAGTTATGAAAAGCCTAAGCATGAATTATATGTAGGAATGTTCAG AACCATGTTGTTGAAAGGGGCATTACTTGGTATATTGGTTTCATACTGGTTCAGAGTGCTTCCAGGATCAGTTTAT tgcTGGGAAACTAAAGTTGGCAATGAATTGTATAGACTTGTATTGgtagattttatatttatacttgGTGCTACCTTCTTCCTGGAGTTTATCCATAA aattaTGGCAAACTATTGTTGTACAGAGAAATTAAAAGAACCTGAGTTTGATATTGGTAGGAATACACTAGATCTGATATATTCACAAGCATTATGTTG gtttgGTACATTTTATTCACCGTTGTTGTCTGTTATGAtgattgtcaaattgttcattttgttttatgtcaaAGTT GTTAGTGTCCTACATAACTGTAGACCATCTTCCAAAGCATGGAGGGCTTCCAGAACACATACTATATTTCTGGGatttctgtttttcttctttttattaacaaCTGTTGCTGTTGCAGTGAGCATAATTAC AATTACCCCAAGTCGCCATTGTGGACCATTCAGAGAGCAGGATAAAGCATATGATGTTGTAACAAACTTGGTAAATAGTTGGAAGGATGATTATAAAGTGTTACATGAGATTGTTAAAGTTATATCATCACCTGGAGTTATAGCAGGAGTTTTAGTCATACTATg TGTGGGTACATACTACATGAGAATTGTTATGGTGGGACATAAAGAAATGGTTACATTACTTAGACATCAATTAACTATG GAAGGGAAAGATAAAGCATATTTACTAAGGAAACTTCAGAAAGTaagaacaaagaaaaaagagaaattaGTCCAGATAGGACAAGGAACAGGTCGCATACTTTCTGGGACTACTGGCCTAAGAGAACCTCCAGAACAAG tACTGGAGGAAGAAGAAGTTAATG GAGGTAAAAGAATTTTTACAAGAAAGTTAGCTGAAACTGCATCGGCTTCTATGGAAAATTTAGCAGCAAATGGAAATGGTACACCTAGAAGTAGACGACATCAGAAAAAATAG